In Colletotrichum higginsianum IMI 349063 chromosome 3, whole genome shotgun sequence, a genomic segment contains:
- a CDS encoding ATP dependent DNA ligase, with product MPLSFVLVCDLLEEARKHATSGNKNLNQRVSDWFTRHRRHVDDAGTDVSALLSTLLPDKRTDRVYAIQTDTLSNIIGRALRLGASRVKELRRYKEPGRGEDLADCVARLLKETPNPMFAGKNAVTVEEIDSVLNNLAASCRFSSPAVRALPPLSTSRDELLGSLYFRMQAREAKWLTRLILKNFQPVMLDPGHVYYCCDPLLPNILRVRDDFSAALSLLQDLRRLRREPSFRRGMGEKGEALMKHLTPVLGVKVGRPFWLKGRSIKHCIQLGHGRMSCEKKMDGEYCQIHVDLSKGFKCIQIFSKSGKDSTNDRAALHGAIRDSLNIGRTNCKLARGCILEGELVVYSDKEQKILPFHKIRKYVTRSGSFLHTEADSQRHDYEHLMIIYFDALLIDGESLLGVRQNERFERLTDLITCRKGRAALVEHQIISFDHSLGPHHLRKAFAKSIAAREEGLVLKPDDPYFDFNKNHRPLSGCPIKLKKEYIGGFGDVGDFAVVAARYDVDQAKCYSIPNLQWTHFYLGCLENKEDVQRCQAQPEFTVVHQVELNETLLKMVVAYGNPLPVPFEDNDALILNIAPGIAQQKMPSMVFTEPLVFDVRCFSFDKEGNTGFWQPRFPQVSKVHFDRSFIDTISFLELQSIAKDATTAPAMEDSQEMLDWIARLEGADPRGIPVDAASQSTTTSLMTPSRDSSIRPSNSPAPSPAQSSLKSRRSLPALLEAPESVLTTAPTTTSGTADIMADATGDSPTSEASQVPNKNKREPEGKDACPRKRARLRSEPGPIAQGSPRSTRQPLADMSINQTTPSPHASQTQPPTAKQDEMDNKATKPVAPVSVELSKKSMEDAMLIPESPAPSAPKPFAAAQKHVCQHAGDNCPFANTTVLLSSCIAQQAWITENLLPIHGIREWTTDPQDWVGDPASSRSSPPDPNIQKRKRRPRKICFVEHNRKEATRALLMRLENSPQYTPSGRREYVEVYDWRILEDMTALEKVFKGSKPSAEHPDPKRKWWVGLA from the exons ATGCCCCTTTCTTTTGTTCTCGTATGCGATCTGCTAGAGGAGGCTCGTAAACACGCCACATCCGGCAACAAGAACCTCAACCAACGCGTGTCCGACTGGTTCAcccggcaccgccgccatgtcgacgacgctggGACTGATGTCTCTGCACTGCTATCTACCCTCCTTCCGGACAAGCGCACCGATCGAGTGTATGCGATCCAGACCGATACGCTGTCTAACATCATCGGCCGAGCCCTGCGTCTTGGGGCGTCGCGCGTCAAAGAGTTGCGCCGATATAAAGAGcccggccgaggcgaggatCTGGCTGACTGTGTTGCGAGACTCCTCAAAGAAACA CCGAACCCTATGTTTGCCGGGAAGAATGCGGTAACTGTTGAGGAGATCGATTCAGTCCTGAATaacctcgccgcctcctgTCGATTCAGCTCACCCGCTGTTCGAGCCTTGCCGCCTCTTTCGACCAGTCGGGACGAACTCCTCGGCAGCCTGTACTTCCGCATGCAAGCGAGAGAAGCCAAGTGGCTCACCCGCCTGATTCTCAAAAACTTCCAACCCGTCATGCTTGACCCGGGACATGTGTACTACTGCTGCGACCCCCTGCTCCCTAATATTTTGAGGGTCCGAGACGACTTTTCTGCAGCACTGTCTCTTCTGCAGGATCTGAGGAGACTCAGGAGAGAACCCTCGTTTCGCAGGGGCatgggggaaaagggggaggCACTGATGAAGCACTTGACACCCGTCTTGggcgtcaaagtcggcaggCCATTTTGGCTGAAGGGTCGTAGTATCAAACATTGCATCCAACTCGGCCACGGTCGCATGAGCtgcgagaagaagatggacggGGAGTACTGTCAGATCCACGTAGATTTGAGCAAAGGATTCAAGTGCATCCAGATCTTCTCCAAGAGCGGCAAGGACAGCACCAACGACCGTGCCGCGTTGCATGG AGCAATCCGAGACTCTCTGAACATTGGAAGGACCAACTGCAAACTCGCTCGTGGTTGTATTCTGGAGGGGGAGTTGGTGGTTTACAGTGACAAG GAGCAGAAAATCTTGCCGTTTCACAAAATACGTAAATACGTTACGAGGTCTGGCAGCTTCCTCCACACTGAGGCAGATTCACA GCGCCACGATTATGAACACCTTATGATCATCTACTTCGATGCTCTACTCATCGACGGAGAGTCTCTTCTGGGCGTCCGCCAAAACGAGCGCTTTGAAAGACTTACAGATCTGATTACCTGTCGAAAGGGCCGTGCCGCGCTGGTAGAACATCAAATCATCAGCTTCGACCATTCTCTTGGGCCACATCATTTGAGAAAAGCGTTTGCCAAGTCGATCGCAGCACGAGAGGAAGGCCTGGTACTGAAGCCCGACGACCCCTATTTCGACTTCAACAAGAACCACCGCCCACTTTCTGGTTGCCCCATcaagctgaagaaggagtacATTGGCGGGTTTGGTGATGTGGGCGACTTTGCTGTCGTTGCGGCGCGGTACGACGTGGACCAAGCAAAGTGCTACAGCATCCCGAATCTCCAGTGGACGCACTTCTACCTGGGGTGTCTCGAAAACAAGGAGGATGTCCAGAGGTGTCAGGCCCAGCCTGAGTTCACGGTGGTTCACCAGGTAGAGCTCAACGAGACCCTGCTCaagatggtggtggcatACGGCAATCCACTGCCAGTTCCTTTTGAGGACAATGACGCCTTGATCCTTAACATTGCGCCAGGCATTGCCCAACAAAAGATGCCCAGCATGGTCTTTACCGAACCTTTGGTGTTTGATGTCCGTTGCTTCTCGTTTGACAAGGAGGGAAACACAGGCTTCTGGCAGCCAAGGTTCCCGCAGGTGTCCAAGGTGCACTTTGACCGGTCTTTTATTGACAccatctccttcttggaACTCCAGTCCATTGCCAAGGACGCAACTACAGCACCGGCTATGGAGGACAGTCAGGAGATGCTTGACTGGATTGCTAGACTGGAAGGAGCCGATCCTCGGGGAatccccgtcgacgccgccagtCAGTCAACGACCACATCCTTGATGACCCCGTCTCGGGATTCGTCAATCCGACCGTCGAATTCGCCAGCTCCATCTCCTGCACAGAGCTCACTGAAATCCCGTAGATCTCTTCCGGCGTTGTTGGAAGCTCCGGAGTCCGTTCTCACCACAGCCCCGACAACTACATCAGGTACAGCCGACATCATGGCCGATGCCACTGGAGACTCTCCGACCAGCGAAGCATCACAGGTTCCCAACAAAAACAAACGGGAACCAGAGGGAAAAGACGCGTGTCCGCGCAAGCGTGCGAGGCTTCGCTCGGAGCCTGGTCCCATCGCCCAAGGATCCCCCCGATCAACGCGTCAGCCTCTCGCAGACATGAGCATCAACCAAACGACCCCTTCTCCTCACGCCTCTCAAACCcagccgccgacggcgaagcaGGACGAAATGGACAACAAAGCGACGAAGCCCGTCGCTCCCGTCTCTGTCGAATTGAGCAAGAAGTCTATGGAAGATGCCATGCTAATCCCCGAGTCGCCCGCTCCGAGCGCACCAAAGCCCTTCGCGGCAGCGCAAAAGCATGTATGCCAACACGCCGGCGACAACTGCCCCTTCGCCAACACCACAGTACTCCTCTCCTCCTGCATCGCCCAACAGGCCTGGATCACGGAAAATCTCCTCCCCATCCACGGCATCCGCGAATGGACGACAGACCCGCAAGACTGGGTCGGCGATCCCGCCTCATCCCGATCATCACCCCCGGATCCAAACATCCAGAAGCGCAAGCGGCGTCCCCGCAAGATCTGCTTCGTCGAGCACAATCGCAAAGAAGCGACCCGCGCTTTGCTGATGCGCCTCGAGAACAGCCCGCAGTACACGCCCAGCGGCAGGCGCGAGTACGTCGAGGTCTACGACTGGCGGATTCTGGAGGATATGACTGCTCTGGAGAAGGTCTTCAAGGGGTCGAAGCCCTCGGCCGAGCACCCGGACCCCAAACGAAAGTGGTGGGTTGGCTTGGCTTAG